A portion of the Glycine max cultivar Williams 82 chromosome 10, Glycine_max_v4.0, whole genome shotgun sequence genome contains these proteins:
- the GSK-3 gene encoding glycogen synthase kinase-3, whose protein sequence is MTSVGVAPTSGLREASGHGAAGVDRLPEEMNDMKIRDDREMEATVVDGNGTETGHIIVTTIGGRNGQPKQTISYMAERVVGHGSFGVVFQAKCLETGETVAIKKVLQDKRYKNRELQTMRLLDHPNVVALKHCFFSTTEKDELYLNLVLEYVPETVNRVIKHYNKLNQRMPLIYVKLYTYQIFRALSYIHRCIGVCHRDIKPQNLLVNPHTHQVKLCDFGSAKVLVKGEPNISYICSRYYRAPELIFGATEYTTAIDVWSVGCVLAELLLGQPLFPGESGVDQLVEIIKVLGTPTREEIKCMNPNYTEFKFPQIKAHPWHKIFHKRMPPEAVDLVSRLLQYSPNLRCTALDALTHPFFDELRDPNSRLPNGRFLPPLFNFKSHELKGVPAEILVKLVPEHARKQCPFLGL, encoded by the exons ATGACATCGGTTGGTGTGGCACCAACTTCGGGTTTGAGAGAAGCCAGTGGGCATGGAGCAGCAGGTGTTGATAGATTGCCAGAGGAGATGAACGATATGAAAATTAGGGATGATAGA GAAATGGAAGCCACAGTTGTTGATGGCAATGGAACGGAGACAGGACATATCATTGTGACTACCATTGGGGGTAGAAATGGTCAGCCCAAGCAG aCTATAAGCTACATGGCAGAGCGTGTTGTAGGGCATGGATCATTTGGAGTTGTCTTCCAG GCTAAGTGCTTGGAAACTGGTGAAACTGTGGCTATCAAAAAGGTTCTTCAAGACAAGAGGTACAAGAACCGGGAGCTGCAAACAATGCGCCTTCTTGACCACCCAAATGTCGTTGCTTTGAAGCACTGTTTCTTTTCAACCACTGAAAAGGATGAACTATACCTTAATTTGGTTCTCGAGTATGTTCCTGAAACAGTTAATCGGGTGATAAAACATTACAACAAGTTGAACCAAAGGATGCCACTGATATATGTGAAACTCTATACATACCAG ATCTTTAGGGCATTATCTTATATTCATCGTTGTATTGGAGTCTGCCATCGGGATATCAAGCCTCAAAATCTATTG GTCAATCCACACACTCACCAGGTTAAATTATGTGACTTTGGAAGTGCAAAGGTTTTG GTAAAAGGTGAACCAAATATATCATACATATGTTCTAGATACTATAGAGCACCTGAGCTCATATTTGGCGCAACTGAATATACTACAGCCATTGACGTCTGGTCTGTTGGATGTGTTTTAGCTGAGCTGCTTCTTGGACAG CCTTTGTTCCCTGGTGAGAGTGGAGTTGATCAACTTGTTGAGATTATCAAG GTTCTGGGCACTCCAACAAGGGAAGAGATTAAGtgcatgaaccctaattataCAGAATTTAAATTCCCACAGATTAAAGCACATCCATGGCACAAG ATCTTCCATAAGCGCATGCCTCCAGAGGCTGTTGATTTGGTATCAAGACTACTACAATACTCCCCTAACTTGCGGTGCACAGCT TTAGATGCCTTGACGCATCCTTTCTTTGACGAACTTCGTGATCCAAATTCTCGCTTGCCAAATGGCCGATTCCTTCCACcactatttaatttcaaatcccATG AACTGAAAGGTGTCCCAGCTGAGATTTTGGTGAAATTGGTTCCAGAGCATGCAAGGAAGCAATGCCCGTTTCTTGGCTTGTGA